The Flavobacterium psychrotrophum region GAAAAATGGAAGTTCTGGGCAAGTTTCAGGTATTTCAGCAAGCAGTACGCTAACATTACAAACGCACTGTACTTTGCGCCAAGGTGGGAAAACTTTGGAGGTATAAACTACCAGTACAATAAAAACTTAGGCTTTGGTGCCACAGTGGTAAACTTCCTGAACCAAACCGGTGCAAAAGGAACCATAAACGGTGCTGAGCTTATTAGCGATGCAAGCCCATATTACGGGCAGTTGCTTACAGGGTCTTACATAAGGCCATTTACAGTACAGTTGTCAGTAAACTTTAATTTCTAAGATTATAAAAAGCAGGCTGTGCTGTGTGCAGCCTGCTTAAAATGTTTAAATTATGAAATACAAACATATATTTTCTGCACTGCTACTGGGCTGCTCACTAGCTGCCACAGCGCAAAATACTACAGATGCAGGTATAAAGCCACGCATGCGCGTAATACTGGACAATGACTATGCCGGCGACCCCGATGGCTTGTTCCAACTCGTACATCATGTACTGTCGCCATCGGTAGAAATAAGGGGCATAATAGGTTCGCATCTTCGCCCCGGAGATGGTTTTGACAACTCAAACGAAACGGCTACCCACGCTGTAGATAATGTTAGAGAGGTACTGAGCCTTTTAAAACTACAACAAAAGTTTACCGTATATCAGGGCAGTAATGCACCGCTAAAGGATAATAAAACCGCTATAGCATCTGACGGGGCTAAAGCTATTGTACAGGAAGCCATGCGTACCGATGTAAACACTCCTCTGTATATAGTATGCGGCGGCGGACTTACCGAAATAGCAAGCGCCTATCTCATTGAACCCAAGATTGCCGATAAAATTATACTGGTTTGGATTGGTGGTACAGAATATACAGATATCGCCACTCCCCCACCGGGCTATACCTCTATGGAGTACAACACGGGTATAGATGTAGCTGCGGTAAAGGTAATTTTTAACCAAAGTAACATTACACTTTGGCAGGTGCCCCGCAATGCCTACCGCGAAACATTGATGTCGTATTCTGAATTACTTACCAAAGTAAAGCCACACGGAAAAATAGGCGCATACTTAACCAGGAAAATAGACCACGTTAGAGAAATGACCAACAAGTATAAAATCTACACGGGCGAAACTTACATTATGGGCGATTCACCATTAGTGCTGCTTACTGCTTTGCAGTCATCTTTTGAAGCAGACCCTTCTTCGAGCTTTTATTCTGTTAAGCAGGCTCCTAAAGTAAACGATGCAGGTTTGTATGAGGTACATAATAACGGCAGGAACATACGTGTATACCACCATCTTGATAACCGATTGATGTTTGAAGATTTCTATGCGAAGCTTCAAATCTTAAACAAAAAGTAATAGCATGAAAAAATCAGTAATTACAGGCCTGTATCTGGCTTTTGCCCTG contains the following coding sequences:
- a CDS encoding nucleoside hydrolase gives rise to the protein MKYKHIFSALLLGCSLAATAQNTTDAGIKPRMRVILDNDYAGDPDGLFQLVHHVLSPSVEIRGIIGSHLRPGDGFDNSNETATHAVDNVREVLSLLKLQQKFTVYQGSNAPLKDNKTAIASDGAKAIVQEAMRTDVNTPLYIVCGGGLTEIASAYLIEPKIADKIILVWIGGTEYTDIATPPPGYTSMEYNTGIDVAAVKVIFNQSNITLWQVPRNAYRETLMSYSELLTKVKPHGKIGAYLTRKIDHVREMTNKYKIYTGETYIMGDSPLVLLTALQSSFEADPSSSFYSVKQAPKVNDAGLYEVHNNGRNIRVYHHLDNRLMFEDFYAKLQILNKK